Proteins from a genomic interval of Trichoderma breve strain T069 chromosome 2, whole genome shotgun sequence:
- a CDS encoding RING-type zinc-finger domain-containing protein, which yields MAALGGDIASPFGPLQAELSRMRRSNLTAAIQDVDKIIDYLVAAREQVAAADADSHRISMAMTTLQNPVKDRLDAITNDLKDVTKAQRSFGKALDKALPHRELPMETDAMADHAGLINRAIAMHLVREGQFSVASTFVRESRDQPLHSLDAAWSPRTARTDEDGDDDMIQEDGVGEEGGGHGANDYPEDLQGQFAEMYSLLSELRNRNLGPAIKWARQNNSRLEATGSNLEFELCKLQFVWLFKGPEVNGLPDDENNGQMGALRYARENFARFQTRHLKDIQQLCGAMVFAPNIESSPYRHIFQIDSAFEDVSASFTREFCSLLGLSAESPLYVAVTAGSIALPRLIKYTTYMKEKKTEWTTENELAFETPLPPSMIYHSIFVCPVSKEQTTEQNPAMMIPCGHVICRESLHNMAKGSRYKCPYCPTEGHLKDAIKITL from the exons GTCGAATCTTACAGCCGCCATCCAAGATGTTGACAAGATTATCGATTACCTCGTGGCTGCCCGAGAGCaggttgctgctg CGGACGCCGACTCTCATCGAATTAGCATGGCAATGACAACACTTCAAAACCCCGTCAAGGATCGccttgatgccatcaccaatGATCTCAAAGATGTAACAAAGGCACAGCGGAGCTTCGGAAAAGCCCTAGACAAG GCCCTGCCGCATAGAGAACTACCGATGGAAACAGACGCCATGGCCGATCACGCCGGACTCATAAATCGCGCTATCGCCATGCATCTCGTTCGGGAGGGCCAGTTTTCCGTTGCATCGACATTTGTCCGCGAGTCACGAGACCAACCCCTCCATTCATTAGACGCCGCCTGGTCTCCTCGGACGGCACGGACggacgaagatggagatgacgataTGATACAAGAAGACGGGGTGGGGGAGGAAGGCGGCGGTCACGGAGCCAACGATTATCCCGAAGACCTACAAGGGCAGTTTGCAGAAATGTACAGCCTCCTTTCGGAACTGAGAAACAGGAATCTGGGCCCGGCGATCAAGTGGGCGCGCCAAAACAACAGCAGACTAGAGGCGACGGGAAGCAACCTGGAGTTTGAACTGTGCAAGCTACAATTTGTCTGGCTGTTCAAGGGCCCAGAGGTGAATGGTCTTCCGGATGATGAGAATAACGGGCAAATGGGCGCGCTGAGATATGCAAGAGAGAACTTTGCTCGTTTCCAGACGAGGCATCTGAAGGATATCCAGCAGCTGTGCGGAGCAATGGTCTTTGCGCCCAATATTGAATCATCCCCGTACCGGCACATCTTCCAGATCGACTCGGCCTTTGAAGACGTCTCCGCCTCCTTCACCAGAGAATTCTGCTCTCTCTTGGGCCTGTCGGCAGAATCACCGCTCTATGTCGCCGTCACGGCTGGATCTATCGCTCTCCCGCGGCTCATCAAATACACAACCTACatgaaggaaaagaagacggaaTGGACGACGGAGAACGAGTTGGCCTTTGAAACACCGCTCCCGCCATCTATGATCTACCACTCCATCTTTGTGTGCCCCGTCAGCAAGGAACAGACAACAGAGCAGAACCCCGCAATGATGATCCCGTGCGGACATGTCATTTGCAGAGAGAGTTTGCACAACATGGCAAAGGGCTCGAGGTACAAGTGCCCCTACTGCCCGACAGAAGGCCATTTAAAGGATGCAATCAAAATCACCCTTTG